The sequence ttcatttaaaaatgctcTAATCCAAGTTTTAATATCATGGCCATTGATTTGCTCATTTTCCTTTTCAGTGGTCAGGTGTTCGAGAGCTCACAGAAGCACAGATGCCGGATCATCGCACCATGAGCCCGTGTCCTGTCTATGACAAACGAACCGAatgtctctttctgttttttaactGTGTGTATGATAGTGTCAGTGAGTATTGCCAGATAAATACAGGAAAGAACGTTGCTAAGTTGTGTTACATTAAAAGCAAAGACAAAGGTGAGAGTTGGACAGATTTCACAGATTTGACAGAACGTGTGATTGGTGATGAGATTCATAATTGGGCCACGTTCAGTGTAGGACCTGGACACGGCCTTCAGATGACTGATGGCAGACTCATCGTTCCTgcttatgtttattataaagataGGCCTTGTGGTAAACTCTGTTGTTGTGTTAATCTCATTTGTTGGGCtaatttctgtttttgtgttaatcTCTGTGGTTGTGGTGATTGCGGTTGTTGCGCCAGTCACTATTCTTTTGCATTCTATAGTGACGATCATGGTGCTAACTGGAAATTTGGAAAAAGATTAAGTGTCACATCCACTGAGTGTGAGATGGCAGAGGTGGAAATCAAGGGCAAGAAAGTGTTATACTGCAGTGCAAGAGGCACTGAGGGTTATAGAGTGGAGGCTTTGAGTGAGGACAGAGGAGAGAGTTTTCAAGTAATCCAAAGTAATTCGAAATTGGTGGAGCCCCCTAAAGGCTGCCAGGGGAGTGTAGTGAGCTTCAAGCATGACGACAAAACATGGctcatgttttcacacacaactgACAAAAAGGACAGAATGAATCTTGGGATTTATTTGAATAAGACTCCTGAGGATCCCTCAGGATGGACTGAACCAAAGATCATCAATCCCTCCTCCAGTGCATACTCTGATGTGGTTCAGTGTGGCGAGAAAAACTTTGCTTGCCTCCTGGAGCGTAAGACGGTTAACTGCGAAGAAATCGCTTTTGTGGAGTTTAAGCTCAATTATATCAATCCAAATCTGTAGCTGTATTTACCTGCGCTGTAAAAATAAGCGACTCTACACgtgaaacagaacagaactcAGGGCAGAGGCGAGGCGACTGATGCTGAACCCCTCAGTGACAGACACAGggttcagaaacacacacaccttcagttACAGTTTATTTACCAAGATTTGTGACCATGAGTAAAAAAATGACTTGCTTTTTGTGTCAGAGATGAGAACAGATCGTcttaaagacagacagagattaaAGCAGAGATTTAACCTTCTGACTACTGAAAACCCTGCAGTTATTACAGGGCTGTAAAAACATCTATAACCACTGTATCTGTGTTCATTTCCATCTCTCACTCTTCATTACACATTTCCTGTTTGACCTGTAACTCTTTTTAATGCATCTTAGTCCTTATTATAGAGTCAGAGACATTTACTGAACTACTGACCGTGTACAACAACGACAATAAAGACATAAATGTTCAAACTAATAAATCTTCtgttacaaagaaaaataatacagacagattataattttattttattattaatattttatttttacttctattttggtttaaaaaaatcccagcacattaaaaaaagaaacattcatAACGTTCAAACATAAAACAGACGACTGTATAAAAGAGACAAGAAAAGTGTCATCAGTAGTGTTTACATGTAGCTCGGTGTGttcacagctcacacacacacacacacacacacacacacacacacacacacacacacacacacacacacagtgagctcCATCACACAGTAATTGTTCAATGCAGTTAGTCGAACTCCTGCACCTCCTTCTGCACAATGCTttcctgtaaaacacacacacacacacacacacacacacacacacacacacacacacacacattattaaataCAAGTGAtttactgccacctgctggtgAGATGAACAGCTCCACACTGAACTAACTAATAGATCTAGAGTGTGGAAACAGATTACAGCACCAACAACAgaagaatgaggaaaaaaataacagattAAAAAACAGGAAGATAGGAATGAATGATAGGGAGACAAAAAGAGAGGGAGTGGGTGAATGAACGAGAGTCTCTGCTCCTTACCCATCCTCCCTGACTCTTCACCCAGGGAGCGAAGTTCTCCATGTAGCGCTCAGCATATCCTTCCACACGCTGCGTCACGCCCGTCGTCATGACGACCCGCCGGGTCATCTCCATGGTGACGGCCACACGCCGCAAGGTGGGGCTCTCGGACACAGGAAGGGGCGGGTCTACAGCTTCGTTGGCACAGGAGTCGAGCAGCGTGGCGAAGGACGCGTAGGACATCCGGCTCAGAGACTTATGCAGCAGAGGATTAGCtttaatctgtaaaataaatatccaaCATGtctaacacttacacacactccagaatatttactcatttataacAAATGAGTCTAAATATTAATTTAGTAATACCCATAAATCATCtccatatttaaaaattaatcacCAATGTCTTCAAttttggcaaaaaaataaaaaaaaaatactggaatCTTTCCTGCTAATGTTCTTacagagtgagtaagtgaatcaCTGAGTGAGTCAATCAGTGAATGAATCAGTAAATGAGTCAATGAGTGAATGAACTAGTATGTGAGTCAATAAGTGTATAAATCAGTGAGTGATTCAATCTGTGAATAAATCAGTGGGTGAGTCAATTAGTGAATGAATCCATGGGTGAGTCAATTAGTGAATGAACTAGTATGTTAGTCAATTAATGTATAAATCAGTAAATGAGTCAATTGGtgaatgaatcagtgagtgagtcaatcTCTGAGTGAAGCAATGAGTGActcagtgtgtgaatgaatgagtgagtttgTGAATCAGTGAATTAAAGTGGAATGAGAgtattataaatgtgtataaatttgataaatgaatgaataagtgaaagatgagtgagtgagtgtgtgagtgagtcagtgagtcagtgagtcagtgagtgtgtgagtgagtcagtgagtgtgtgagtgagtgagtgagtgagtgagtgagtgagtgagtgagtgtgtgagtgagtgagtgtgtgagtgagtgtgtgagtgagtgagtcagtgagtgtatgagtgagtgagtgagtgagtgagtcagtgagtgagtgagtgagtgagtgtgtgagtgagtgagtgagtgagtgagtgtgtgagtgagtgagtgagtcagtgagtgagtgagtgtgtgagtgagtgagtcagtgagtgtgtgagtgagtgagtgagtgagtgagtgagtcagtgagtgtgtgagtgagtgagtgagtgagtcagtgagtgtgtgagtgagtgagtgtgtgagtgagtgagtttgtgagtgagtgagtgagtgagtgtgtgagtgagtgagtgagtgtgtgagtgagtgagtgagtgagtgagtgtgtgagtgagtgagtgagtgagtgagtcagtgagtgtgtgagtgagtgagtcagtgagtgtgtgaatgagtgagtgagtgagtgagtgagtgagtgagtgagtgagtcagtgagtgtgtgagtgagtgagtgagtgagtgagtgagtgagtgagtgagtgagtgagtcagtgagtgtgtgagtgagtgagtgagtgagtgagtcagtgagtgtgtgagtgagtgagtgagtgagtgagtgagtgagtcagtgagtgtgtgagtgagtgagtgagtcagtgagtgtgtgagtgagtgagtgtgtgagtgagtgagtttgtgagtgagtgagtgagtgtgtgagtgagtgagtgagtgtgtgagtgagtgagtgagtgtgtgagtgagtgagtgagtgagtgagtgagtgagtcagtgagtgagtgagtgagtgagtgtgtgagtgagtgagtcagtgagtgtgtgagtgagtgagtgagtgagtcagtgagtgtgtgagtgagtgagtgagtgagtgagtcagtgagtgtgtgagtgagtgagtgtgtgagtgagtttgtgagtgagtgtgtgagtgagtgagtgagtgagtgagtgagtgagtgagtgagtgagtgagtgagtcagtgagtgtgtgagtgagtgagtgtgtgagtgagtgagtgagtgagtcagtgagtgtatgagtgagtgagtgagtgagtgagtgagtgagtgagtcagtgagtgtgtgagtgagtgagtgagtcagtgagtgagtgagtgagtgagtgagtgagtgtgtgagtgagtcagtgagtgagtgagtgagtgagtgtgtgagtgagtgagtcagtgagtgtgtgagtgtgtgagtgagtgagtgagtgagtgagtgagtgagtgagtcagtgagtgtgtgagtgagtgagtgagtgagtcagtgagtgtgtgagtgagtgagtgtgtgagtgagtgagtttgtgagtgagtgagtgagtgtgtgagtgagtgagtgagtgagtgtgtgagtgagtgagtgagtgtgtgagtgagtgagtgagtgagtgagtgagtgagtcagtgagtgtgtgagtgagtgagtcagtgagtgtgtgaatgagtgagtgagtgagtgagtgagtgagtgagtgagtgagtgtgtgagtgagtgagtcagtgagtgtgtgagtgagtgagtgagtgagtcagtgagtgtgtgagtgagtgagtgagtgagtgagtcagtgagtgtgtgagtgagtgagtgtgtgagtgagtttgtgagtgagtgagtgagtgagtgagtgtgtgagtgagtgagtgagtgtgtgagtgagtgagtgtgtgagtgagtgagtgagtgagtgtgtgagtgtgtgagtgagtgagtgagtgagtgagtgagtgagtgagtgagtgagtgagtgagtgagtgtgtgagtgagtgagtgtgtgagtgagtgagtgagtgagtgagtgagtgtgtgagtgagtgtgtgagtgagtgagtgagtgagtgagtgtgtgagtgagtgagtgtgtgagtgagtgagtgagtgagtcagtgagtgtgtgagtgagtgtgtgagtgagtgagtgagtgagtgagtgagtgagtcagtgagtgtgtgagtgagtgagtgtgtgagtgagtgagtgagtgagtcagtgagtgtgtgagtgagtgagtgagtgagtgagtgagtgagtgagtgagtgtgtgagtgagtgagtcagtgagtgtatgagtgagtgagtgagtgagtgagtcagtgagtgagtgagtgagtgagtgagtgtgtgagtgagtgagtgagtgagtgagtgtgtgagtgagtgagtgagtcagtgagtgagtgagtgagtgagtgagtgagtgagtcagtgagtgtgtgagtgagtgagtgagtgagtgagtgagtgagtgagtgagtgagtgtgtgagtgagtgagtgagtgagtgagtgagtgtgtgagtgagtgagtcagtgagtgtgtgagtgattgagtcagtgagtgagtgagtgagtgagtgagtgagtgagtgagtgagtgagtgagtgagtgagtgagtgagtgtgtgagtgagtgagtcagtgagtgtgtgagtgattgagtcagtgagtgtgtgagtgagtgagtcagtgagtgtgtgagtgagtgagtgagtgtgtgagtgtgaaggcCTAACATCAGACAGATCATGTGACATTCACTCCATCCTGCTCACCTTCTCATTAATGCTGTCTCCTTCCGTTGTTAGTATGTGGACGAGCTGCTGTACGATGGCTTCTTTATTGTCTTCTGTGTACAATCAGGACCAAGTCAGAACAACCAGagttatgaataataaaaaaaagatgagtaAATAAATGTCGGAATGACGGAGGACACGTCtaaatagacagatagagaatgaagaggatgaagaggatgaagaggatgtgtgtgttcattaccACTGGGCTGGATGGGTTCAGGTTTAGTCGGCGATTTTCTCTTCACGCTTTGCTGAGCGATTCGGTCCAGTTTCTTTGCCACACCATTGTAGAACTCAGGAGGGTGCGCTGGAGAGGGAGGGCAGATTTTTACACCCGCTTATGAGCCGTAATCATAAACAGAATGAATTTCACCTATTATAAATAATCTGCACACATTCATACGAACACAATAAGCAACACAAAATAACAGCATCATTCAGCTGTATGAAGGTTTGTTTAACACCAAACATTAACTCACTCGGCGACTGCGGAGTTTTAACTGACGCCACATCCACTttcacaggaagtgatgtcggCCGCTGGGGACGCGACTCATCtttctttgtgctttttttcttaaaaagttccCCCAGCTTCAGTttgctcttctttttctttttctcgtTTGTTTTCCGCTCTCCATCCTCGTCAGATGCAGAGAGTTTTTCATCCTTtcagaaaacagacagattttggataaaaaaaataaaaaaaaatcctgaatgaATCAAAGAATCGATGAGTCAAAAATCACTGAATCAAGGAATCAACACATCCATTCCTCTTTACCTCTGTATAGCCCTGTGACCCTGAAGCTACATTTTTCTTCGCTGCAGCTGGAACTTCTCCCTGGTTAGACACAGAGCCATTCTGTGATTGGTCAGCGCTGGCGTCCTTGTTGGTGTGTCGTTGAGAAAAGGGGCGTGGCCTCAGACGCCTCTTTATCAGATTTTTGATGCCGTGTTTCTTCTCCTCCGCAGCACTGATCTTCTCATCCAGAGAATCCCATCCGCTTTCATCTTTCTTCTGTATCTCTTTCGGCAccacactgtgtctgtgtgcatgtgtgtgtgtgtgcgtgcgtgcgtgtgcgtgtgtgtgtgtgtgtgtgtgtgtgtgtgtgtgtgtgtgtgtgtgtgtgtgtgtgtgtgtatgtatgtgtaagagagagagagcagattaTTAGTGtgaaaaaattacattacaaagGGCACTGAGGTGGCcaacacaaagtgtgtgtgtgtgtgtgtgtgtgtgtgtgtgtgtgtgtgtgtgtgtgtgtgtgtgtgtgtgtgtgtgtgtgtgtgtgtgtgtgtacctgtacttGTTGGGGTCATGATATTCTCCCCCGATTCTCCCCGGTCGATCTGCAGGAGCGAAAGCAAGAACATGACCGAGAAAACTCTTCAACACCAAACGTGTCTCTTCTTTCACCTCGATGAGGGACGGAGTGGGAGAGGGTGGACCAGCCAAATCCACAGACATCCCTGAGAGAGGGgtggggcagagagagagagagagacagagagagagagagagagagagagagagagagagagagagagagagagagaggggtacATATTATATAAACTGAATATAATGAGAACTTCAGTGAACGTTGATCAGGAGATAAATCGTTAGATCAGAAGATCAGATCTTTTTCTGCGTGTTGAGACCAGATCTGAGATCTACATGGAGTCTGTAACCTGCTCGAGAACACGCTGTGTTACAGAACAGGAAATAAAGGGATTCACAGCACAGACGAGtgcagaataaataataaacacagaacaagATCAGAtcagacctctctctctctctgtctctctctctgtctctctctgtcaatctctctctctctctgtctctctctctgtcaatctctctctctctgtctctgtctctctctctctctctctctgtctcactctctctctctctctgtcaatctctctctctctctctctgtctctctgtctctctctctcttctctctctctctctctctctctctctctctctctctcactctgtctcagaCTTTACATGTTAAAGCTAAACTTTACAGATAATTAAAGAGTAAACTCACTCATGTCGGTCGGTGGCATTGTTCTGCGCTCTCTCTAACTTGTGAGACGAGTTTCCTTCTCACCATCAGCTCGATAttcctcagacacacacacactctctctcacacacacacacacacacacacacactcacacagtcccTCACTGATGTGTAGATTGTGTAATAATGAGCATTAATGATACCCGGAGTTTCCCTGCACTTCTCCTTTTCAACAGGAATAAGGAATAAATTTCTCTGCTTCTTCATCAGACTGAATATTGACAGGAACAGAAGAATAATGCATGAATCAGCGAGAACATCACGTTATCGTCAGCATTCTTCTTGTAGCTCCACAtgacgtctctgtgtgtgtcagagtcgCAGGCAGGTATGAGCACAGAACTACACAACATGCAGGTCACAATGTGATGTTTTAAATAACCAGCAGCAGATCTGACCAGAGATAAGCAGTGCGaagaaaaagagatttaaaaataattttattatcgTTTATTTTTAGGTAATAAATCGAGTTATTTAACTATTCAATCAGTCATTTATTAACAGgaatgagtatgtgtatgtgtgtgtgtgtgtgtgtgtgtgtgtgtgtgtgtgtgtgtgtgtgtgtgtgtgtgtgtgtgtgtgtgtgtgtgtgtgtgtgtgtgtgtgtgcacgcgtgtgtttgtgtgtgtgtgtgtgtatgtatgtgtatgtatgtgtgtgcacgcgtgtgtgtgtgtgtgtgtgtgtgtgtgtgtgtgtgtgtttgtgtgtgtgtttgtgtgtgtgtgtgtgtgtgtgtgtgtgtgtttgtgtgtgtgtgtgtgtgtgtgtgtgtgtatgtgtgtgtgtgcacgcgtgtgtgtgtgtgtgtgtgtgtgtgtttgtgtgtgtgtgtgtgtgtgtgtgtgtgtttgtgtgtgtgtgtttgtgtgtgtgtgtgtttgtgtgtgtgtgtgtatgtaatgtagaagtgaaagtaaaaGGTCTGATTTTCTCTCACGTCACAGTTGATGAATCAGACCTGGAAGTTCctacattttcacatttgagCTTTTCTACATGCGTGTGAAGTCAGCACaaaaacatcccataatattacaCAGTcgtaataaacaccaccagcACCTTCTCTACACACAGTcgtaataaacaccaccagcACCTTCTCTACACACAGTcgtaataaacaccaccagcACCTTCTCTACACACTAATACGTCTGTTTATTCACCACTAAACcaccacagagctgctgctgagatctgattggtcagactgTGTTAATTCCCTGTAACAGTAgcacagctttatattaatgttctaacactttatcgtttctatagcaaccacAAATTCACAGGGAtggtctccagtgtcagagtttATAATAATCAGAGCGAAACAACAAGACGCCAAACTGATGAAGTGAACATTAATATCCTGCGTTAGGCTAAAACACTTACCTGAGCCTGTTctcctgcactgtgtgtgtgtgtgtgtgtgtgtgtgtgtgtgtgtgtgtgtgtgtgtgtgtgtgtgtgtgttttagttatATCTCACAGAGTGAAAAACACGCCTTCAAGATCCCCGCAATTAAGGAACAATTTATAAATCACGTGATCAGCTCCAGGACGTCACAAGGTTCAGATGTTCTGCCACAGGTTTGTCTCACGTTCTTTAATGTACTCCATTAAAACTGGTTTAAGGGGAACCTACTGTAACGTGTGTAACGTTAGATAATAAAACCATCAGCAGTTATAAAGACCCAGAGATTCATGTCATCACGACATTTTAACATCCCTCAACCAAATCTCCTGCAGAGACGTCTGTTTCAGCTGAACATTACGCTCCTGACAGGTTCTACAGCACGAGGTTCCAGACTTTTTGGGGCACAGAAACCAGGTCTCTACCTTCTTCACTGTTATTAAGTTCCTGATGTAACGTAAGAAACCTgaggattacacacacacacacacacgctgtgtaTCTCTaaacctgaacacacaaacaatccTCCTTCCATATTTCTGAAAATTAATCTGTGAAATAATTACAATAGAAAGAGGAGACTGTGAGTTTCTCTGGAGCCCCAGCTGAGGAACATTCTGTAGAtgttaaggggaaaaaaacgagTGATAATGAGGACTTACGCAGTtcttttacacatacacacatacacacacacacacacacatacgcacacgcacatacacacacttacacaaacaggtacacaaacaggtacacatacatacacacgcatgtacacatgtacatacacaaacacacacaagtacacacaggtacacatacatgcacaaacacacatgttcacacacatatacacacatacacacacacacacacacacacatacacacacactctctctctcacacactctctcacacattctctctctctttcacacacactcacacatacacactcacacacactctctctctctctctctctctctcgctctcacacacaacactgtattcttcaaaaatacacacaaacacactcacacacacacacacacacacacacacacacacactctctctcacacacacacacaatcacacatacacactcacacacacaatctctctctctatctatctctctctctcacacacaccactgtattcTTCAAAAATTTgtgtgaatcacacacacacacacacacacacacacacacacacacacacacacacacacacacacactcagagtgagtaaagatttatttatagtGTTTAGACATGTGGTATGCAGGTTATGCAGTGAGTTGTTattgtagtttgtgtgtagtgttcgtAGTTTCACTCCAGGGGGCGcttacaaacactcacaaac is a genomic window of Tachysurus fulvidraco isolate hzauxx_2018 chromosome 15, HZAU_PFXX_2.0, whole genome shotgun sequence containing:
- the LOC113648515 gene encoding sialidase-2-like — translated: MGNCTGGDTEMPELSPTALFINAEKTFYRIPALIYIDQTFLAFAEKRTSPKDEDAKLLVFNRGTRLQDGSVKWSGVRELTEAQMPDHRTMSPCPVYDKRTECLFLFFNCVYDSVSEYCQINTGKNVAKLCYIKSKDKGESWTDFTDLTERVIGDEIHNWATFSVGPGHGLQMTDGRLIVPAYVYYKDRPCGKLCCCVNLICWANFCFCVNLCGCGDCGCCASHYSFAFYSDDHGANWKFGKRLSVTSTECEMAEVEIKGKKVLYCSARGTEGYRVEALSEDRGESFQVIQSNSKLVEPPKGCQGSVVSFKHDDKTWLMFSHTTDKKDRMNLGIYLNKTPEDPSGWTEPKIINPSSSAYSDVVQCGEKNFACLLERKTVNCEEIAFVEFKLNYINPNL
- the bcl2l12 gene encoding apoptosis facilitator Bcl-2-like protein 14 isoform X3; amino-acid sequence: MSVDLAGPPSPTPSLIEVKEETRLVLKSFLGHVLAFAPADRPGRIGGEYHDPNKYRHSVVPKEIQKKDESGWDSLDEKISAAEEKKHGIKNLIKRRLRPRPFSQRHTNKDASADQSQNGSVSNQGEVPAAAKKNVASGSQGYTEDEKLSASDEDGERKTNEKKKKKSKLKLGELFKKKSTKKDESRPQRPTSLPVKVDVASVKTPQSPTHPPEFYNGVAKKLDRIAQQSVKRKSPTKPEPIQPSEDNKEAIVQQLVHILTTEGDSINEKIKANPLLHKSLSRMSYASFATLLDSCANEAVDPPLPVSESPTLRRVAVTMEMTRRVVMTTGVTQRVEGYAERYMENFAPWVKSQGGWESIVQKEVQEFD
- the bcl2l12 gene encoding apoptosis facilitator Bcl-2-like protein 14 isoform X2 encodes the protein MPPTDMRMSVDLAGPPSPTPSLIEVKEETRLVLKSFLGHVLAFAPADRPGRIGGEYHDPNKYRHSVVPKEIQKKDESGWDSLDEKISAAEEKKHGIKNLIKRRLRPRPFSQRHTNKDASADQSQNGSVSNQGEVPAAAKKNVASGSQGYTEDEKLSASDEDGERKTNEKKKKKSKLKLGELFKKKSTKKDESRPQRPTSLPVKVDVASVKTPQSPTHPPEFYNGVAKKLDRIAQQSVKRKSPTKPEPIQPSDNKEAIVQQLVHILTTEGDSINEKIKANPLLHKSLSRMSYASFATLLDSCANEAVDPPLPVSESPTLRRVAVTMEMTRRVVMTTGVTQRVEGYAERYMENFAPWVKSQGGWESIVQKEVQEFD
- the bcl2l12 gene encoding apoptosis facilitator Bcl-2-like protein 14 isoform X1, which produces MPPTDMRMSVDLAGPPSPTPSLIEVKEETRLVLKSFLGHVLAFAPADRPGRIGGEYHDPNKYRHSVVPKEIQKKDESGWDSLDEKISAAEEKKHGIKNLIKRRLRPRPFSQRHTNKDASADQSQNGSVSNQGEVPAAAKKNVASGSQGYTEDEKLSASDEDGERKTNEKKKKKSKLKLGELFKKKSTKKDESRPQRPTSLPVKVDVASVKTPQSPTHPPEFYNGVAKKLDRIAQQSVKRKSPTKPEPIQPSEDNKEAIVQQLVHILTTEGDSINEKIKANPLLHKSLSRMSYASFATLLDSCANEAVDPPLPVSESPTLRRVAVTMEMTRRVVMTTGVTQRVEGYAERYMENFAPWVKSQGGWESIVQKEVQEFD